In Zunongwangia profunda SM-A87, the following proteins share a genomic window:
- a CDS encoding cysteine desulfurase family protein → MEKVYLDSAATTQMRPEVITKITEVMQENYGNPSSTHSFGRSAKSLIERARKTIAKQLNVTAAEIIFTSGGTEADNLALNSAVRDLGVRRIITSEIEHHAVLYCVNQLKDCFDIEVEYVKLTAEGEVDLEDLGNRLEHSDVKTLVSLMHVNNEVGNKLDIKKVALLCKQNNALFHSDTVQSIGHYELDLKEIPVDFTAVSAHKFHGPKGVGFAFIRKNSGLKPLIFGGEQERGYRAGTEGLHNIVGLEEAFKLAYQNLEEEKTYTMALKSHFIESLKKEIPGVKFNGKSGDLDKSTYTLINVNLPVSEEKALMLLFQLDLKGIACSKGSACQSGSDKGSHVLNAFLPEEDLKTPSIRFSFSKYNTKEEIDYVVKTLKEFIES, encoded by the coding sequence ATGGAAAAAGTATATTTAGACTCTGCTGCCACAACCCAAATGCGTCCGGAGGTTATCACCAAGATAACTGAAGTGATGCAAGAAAATTATGGAAACCCTTCATCTACACATAGTTTTGGTCGTTCTGCTAAATCATTGATTGAGAGGGCTAGAAAAACAATCGCAAAACAGTTAAATGTGACCGCCGCTGAAATTATTTTTACTTCTGGCGGTACTGAGGCCGATAATCTTGCCCTAAATAGTGCGGTTAGGGATTTGGGTGTTCGACGAATCATTACTTCGGAAATTGAACATCATGCTGTATTGTATTGCGTAAATCAGCTAAAAGATTGTTTTGATATAGAAGTTGAATATGTTAAACTTACCGCAGAGGGTGAAGTTGATCTAGAGGATTTAGGAAATCGTCTGGAACATTCAGATGTAAAAACTCTGGTAAGTTTAATGCATGTAAATAATGAAGTAGGGAATAAGCTTGATATTAAAAAAGTAGCCTTACTTTGTAAGCAAAACAATGCTCTATTTCATTCAGATACGGTACAATCTATAGGACATTATGAGTTGGATTTAAAAGAAATACCAGTAGATTTTACCGCGGTTAGCGCCCATAAATTTCATGGACCTAAAGGAGTAGGTTTTGCGTTTATAAGAAAAAATAGTGGCTTAAAACCGCTAATCTTTGGAGGGGAACAAGAGCGAGGTTATCGCGCCGGTACTGAGGGCTTGCATAATATTGTAGGTTTAGAGGAAGCATTTAAACTGGCCTATCAAAACCTTGAAGAAGAGAAGACCTACACGATGGCATTAAAATCTCATTTTATCGAATCGCTTAAAAAAGAAATTCCAGGAGTGAAATTTAATGGGAAATCTGGCGATTTAGATAAAAGTACGTATACGTTGATTAACGTAAACCTTCCTGTAAGTGAAGAAAAAGCTTTAATGCTCTTATTTCAATTAGACTTAAAAGGAATTGCCTGTTCTAAAGGTAGTGCATGCCAAAGTGGAAGTGATAAAGGATCTCATGTTTTAAACGCTTTTCTTCCAGAAGAAGATTTAAAAACGCCCTCAATCCGCTTTTCTTTTTCAAAATATAATACTAAAGAAGAGATTGATTATGTGGTAAAAACACTTAAGGAATTTATCGAATCTTAA
- a CDS encoding M23 family metallopeptidase, translating to MKRFFSLFFGVFSLIANAQIDNVPQDYFKDPLDIPLILSGTFGELRSNHFHAGLDIKTQGRQGLEVKASAKGFISRIKIQHYGYGKALYVQHPNGYTTVYGHLKKLAPKIEEYLKERQYNKESYEIELFPEAGELSVEQGEVIAYSGNTGGSGGPHLHFEIRDGSQRPMNPEMFGIEIQDTRDPIVDGLFAYPIGREAHVNNSAKRQKLRLIPQNDGSYTTNSVEACGEIGFGISTVDQKSLAPNKNGVYKIEASLNGSPVMNLDFRRFSFAESRYLNFLIDYEYYSNHRKRVQKLFKEANNPLSIYNSVVNEGKLEIEDGLDYNYVVQVTDFKGNSKTIRIPIKGSFSGNITPKDEEKTDYFTSYNQTFSIEENGIDIYIPKNALYYDTFLDIEFMGDTVKVHHDDVPLHKNITIGFDVSDIPTAQKEKMFIARLNAYGRPSYSTTYKKPSRFTTGTRTFGEYTLVSDVNPPSIRPVNFKDGQWISGNTNLQVKISDDLSGIQSFRATVNGKWILMEYEYKNNTLTHDFTDGVVTDTENNFKLIVTDNVGNINTYEAKFFRKN from the coding sequence ATGAAGCGATTTTTCAGCCTTTTTTTCGGTGTATTTTCTTTGATAGCAAATGCACAGATAGATAATGTTCCACAGGATTATTTTAAAGATCCCTTAGATATCCCGCTCATCTTGTCAGGTACTTTTGGGGAGTTAAGATCTAATCATTTTCATGCCGGATTAGATATCAAAACCCAGGGACGCCAGGGATTAGAGGTTAAAGCTTCAGCAAAAGGCTTTATAAGCCGAATCAAAATTCAGCACTACGGCTATGGCAAGGCATTGTACGTCCAACATCCTAATGGCTATACCACCGTTTACGGGCATCTAAAAAAACTGGCGCCAAAAATCGAAGAATATCTAAAGGAACGACAATATAATAAAGAGTCGTATGAAATTGAATTATTTCCCGAAGCCGGTGAATTATCGGTTGAGCAGGGGGAAGTTATCGCTTATAGCGGAAATACCGGTGGTAGCGGTGGCCCCCATCTTCACTTTGAAATTCGCGATGGCAGCCAGCGACCTATGAATCCTGAAATGTTTGGCATCGAGATTCAGGATACTCGCGATCCTATTGTGGATGGATTGTTTGCCTACCCTATCGGAAGAGAAGCTCATGTAAATAATTCGGCTAAACGACAAAAATTACGTTTGATACCCCAAAATGATGGCTCATATACAACTAATAGTGTTGAAGCCTGTGGAGAAATTGGCTTCGGTATTTCTACGGTAGATCAAAAAAGTTTGGCTCCCAATAAAAACGGCGTGTATAAAATTGAGGCCAGCCTGAACGGGAGCCCGGTGATGAATCTGGATTTTCGACGATTTTCTTTTGCAGAAAGCAGATATCTAAATTTTCTTATCGATTATGAATATTACTCGAATCACCGCAAAAGAGTTCAGAAATTATTTAAAGAAGCTAACAACCCCTTAAGTATTTACAACAGCGTTGTAAACGAAGGAAAATTAGAAATTGAAGATGGGCTGGATTATAATTATGTCGTGCAGGTCACCGATTTTAAAGGAAATTCTAAAACAATCAGAATTCCTATAAAAGGAAGTTTCTCTGGCAATATCACACCAAAAGATGAAGAAAAAACCGATTATTTTACCAGTTATAATCAAACTTTCTCTATTGAAGAAAATGGAATCGACATTTATATTCCTAAAAATGCTTTGTATTACGATACATTTTTAGATATAGAATTTATGGGCGATACCGTAAAAGTTCATCATGATGATGTCCCGCTACATAAAAATATCACCATTGGTTTTGACGTAAGCGATATCCCTACGGCACAAAAAGAAAAAATGTTTATCGCAAGATTAAATGCTTACGGGCGCCCAAGTTATTCAACAACTTATAAAAAACCCTCACGTTTTACCACCGGCACACGAACTTTTGGAGAGTACACCCTGGTTTCAGATGTGAACCCGCCTTCTATACGCCCGGTAAATTTTAAAGACGGACAATGGATTTCAGGCAACACTAATTTACAGGTAAAAATTAGCGATGATTTAAGCGGCATCCAAAGTTTTAGAGCTACAGTAAATGGCAAATGGATCTTAATGGAGTACGAGTATAAAAACAATACCTTAACGCATGATTTTACCGACGGCGTGGTAACGGATACCGAGAATAACTTTAAATTGATCGTTACCGATAATGTAGGTAATATCAACACCTACGAAGCGAAGTTTTTTAGAAAAAACTAA
- a CDS encoding cell division protein ZapA has translation MEDKLKIKISIADRVYPLTINPRQEEGLRKAAKKIEAMIKQFEQSYAVRDKQDVLAMCALQFAAQTEQKDIDKSEEMQEAEDKLRSLNELLQKHMAS, from the coding sequence ATGGAAGACAAGCTTAAAATAAAAATTTCGATTGCAGATAGGGTATATCCCTTAACGATCAATCCCAGACAAGAAGAAGGGTTAAGAAAGGCTGCAAAAAAAATCGAAGCCATGATTAAGCAATTTGAGCAAAGTTATGCTGTTAGGGATAAGCAGGATGTATTGGCTATGTGCGCTTTACAATTTGCCGCCCAAACAGAACAAAAAGATATAGATAAAAGTGAAGAAATGCAGGAAGCAGAAGACAAGTTAAGGTCACTTAACGAGTTATTGCAAAAGCATATGGCTTCATAA
- the rny gene encoding ribonuclease Y, which translates to MDIVYAIIGVLVGLGIGFAIAKSLEKKKASGTILEAQNKAAGIIKEAKSEAESIKKDKILQAKEKFIELKSEHEKVILARDKKIGDAEKRTRDKESQVSSELSKNKKLNKELENKSKQLDDQIADYEHRTDYLEKKQEEIDKLHSSKVQQLEVISGLSADEAKSQLVESLKEGARADAMALIQDTIEEAKLTAQQEAKKIIINTIQRIGTEEAVENCVSVFNLESDDVKGRIIGREGRNIRALEAATGVEIIVDDTPEAIILSCFDSVRREVARLSLHKLVTDGRIHPARIEEVVKKTKKQIEEEIIDIGKRTVIDLGIHGLQPELIKMVGRMKYRSSYGQNLLQHSREVAKLCGVMAAELGINPKLAKRAGLLHDIGKVPETETEVPHAILGMQWAEKHGEKPEVCNAIGAHHDEIEMNSLLSPIVQVCDAISGARPGARRQVLDSYIQRLKDLEEIAFGFGGVKKAYAIQAGRELRVIVESEKVNDEKASNLSFEISQKIQTDMTYPGQVKVTVIRETRAVNIAK; encoded by the coding sequence ATGGATATAGTATACGCGATAATTGGAGTATTAGTTGGTCTTGGTATTGGCTTTGCCATTGCCAAATCTTTAGAAAAGAAAAAAGCTTCAGGAACTATTCTGGAAGCCCAGAATAAAGCTGCCGGAATAATAAAAGAGGCAAAAAGCGAAGCCGAAAGTATTAAAAAAGATAAAATCCTTCAGGCTAAAGAAAAGTTTATTGAGCTAAAATCAGAGCATGAAAAAGTAATTCTTGCCAGAGATAAAAAGATTGGTGATGCTGAAAAGCGTACCCGTGATAAAGAATCTCAAGTTTCTAGCGAGCTTTCTAAAAACAAGAAATTAAATAAAGAATTAGAGAATAAGAGTAAGCAACTGGATGATCAGATTGCAGATTACGAACATCGTACTGATTATTTAGAGAAGAAGCAGGAAGAGATTGATAAGTTGCACAGTAGTAAGGTGCAGCAATTAGAAGTAATTTCTGGTCTTTCTGCAGATGAGGCTAAATCTCAATTAGTAGAGAGTCTTAAGGAAGGAGCAAGAGCAGATGCGATGGCTTTGATTCAGGATACTATAGAAGAAGCTAAACTTACCGCACAGCAGGAAGCTAAAAAGATTATCATCAATACCATCCAGCGTATAGGGACAGAAGAAGCGGTAGAAAATTGTGTTTCTGTTTTTAATCTAGAAAGCGATGATGTTAAAGGAAGGATCATTGGTCGTGAAGGGCGAAATATTAGAGCCTTAGAAGCTGCCACGGGGGTAGAAATTATCGTAGATGATACTCCTGAAGCAATTATTCTTTCCTGTTTTGATTCGGTTAGAAGAGAAGTAGCACGTTTATCCTTACATAAACTTGTAACTGATGGTCGTATTCACCCTGCTCGTATTGAAGAGGTAGTAAAAAAGACTAAAAAACAAATCGAAGAAGAAATTATTGATATAGGAAAACGTACCGTAATTGATCTTGGTATTCATGGACTGCAACCGGAATTGATTAAAATGGTTGGTAGGATGAAGTATCGTTCTTCTTATGGCCAGAACCTTTTACAACACTCGCGTGAAGTAGCAAAACTTTGTGGGGTGATGGCAGCCGAATTAGGAATTAATCCTAAATTAGCGAAACGTGCCGGGCTGTTGCACGATATTGGTAAAGTTCCGGAAACTGAAACCGAAGTGCCTCATGCTATTTTAGGGATGCAATGGGCAGAGAAGCACGGAGAAAAACCAGAAGTTTGTAATGCTATTGGTGCTCACCACGACGAGATCGAAATGAATTCTTTATTATCTCCTATCGTTCAGGTTTGTGATGCGATTAGTGGCGCAAGACCGGGTGCAAGAAGACAGGTACTGGATTCTTATATTCAGCGTTTAAAAGATCTTGAAGAAATCGCTTTTGGTTTTGGTGGTGTTAAGAAGGCTTATGCTATCCAGGCGGGTAGAGAGCTTCGTGTGATCGTAGAGAGTGAAAAAGTAAATGACGAAAAGGCAAGTAATCTATCTTTTGAAATTTCCCAGAAAATACAAACCGATATGACCTATCCAGGTCAGGTTAAAGTGACGGTTATTCGTGAAACCAGAGCGGTAAATATTGCTAAATAG
- a CDS encoding aldo/keto reductase: MKPLRTLKYKNGDEQPAIGLGTWKSGKGEVTKAVEIALNNGYRHIDCAATYGNENEVGEAFEKVFGEGEINREEVWITSKLWNDSHKKEDVIPALKKTLKDLKLDYLDLYLIHWPVAFKKGVGFPESDDEYYSLEEVPIIETWEAMVEAKKQGLVKHIGVSNFSIKKLKDLMSKTNEKPEALQVELHPYLHQNELLEFCSKNGINVTAYSPLGSGDRADAMKAKDEPSLLENPTIVKIAKKHGASAGQVLINWAVQRGTAVIPKSTNKGRIIENLASSGYQLDKEDLAEIDKLDEHFRYVTGEFFVTDGNSYSNIYDE; encoded by the coding sequence ATGAAACCTTTAAGAACGCTAAAGTATAAGAATGGTGACGAACAACCGGCAATTGGTTTAGGTACCTGGAAATCTGGAAAAGGAGAGGTTACCAAGGCCGTTGAAATTGCTTTAAATAACGGCTATAGACATATAGACTGTGCAGCAACCTATGGCAATGAAAACGAAGTTGGAGAAGCTTTTGAAAAAGTATTTGGTGAGGGCGAGATTAATCGCGAAGAGGTATGGATTACTTCTAAATTATGGAATGATTCACATAAAAAGGAAGATGTTATCCCCGCATTAAAGAAAACCCTTAAAGATTTAAAATTAGATTACTTAGATCTTTACTTAATTCACTGGCCTGTCGCCTTTAAAAAAGGAGTTGGTTTTCCTGAAAGTGATGATGAATATTATTCTTTGGAAGAAGTTCCCATTATCGAAACCTGGGAAGCAATGGTTGAAGCAAAAAAACAAGGTTTGGTAAAACACATTGGCGTCTCTAATTTCAGTATAAAGAAACTGAAAGATTTGATGAGCAAAACCAATGAGAAACCTGAAGCACTACAAGTAGAATTGCACCCATATTTACACCAAAACGAACTTTTAGAATTTTGCAGTAAAAACGGAATTAATGTGACTGCATATTCACCATTAGGAAGCGGTGATCGCGCCGACGCAATGAAAGCTAAAGACGAACCAAGTTTACTGGAAAATCCTACCATTGTAAAAATCGCTAAAAAACATGGCGCTTCTGCAGGACAGGTATTAATTAACTGGGCAGTACAACGAGGAACGGCAGTAATCCCAAAATCTACCAATAAGGGAAGAATCATAGAAAACTTGGCCAGCTCTGGATATCAATTAGATAAAGAAGATCTAGCTGAAATCGATAAATTAGATGAGCACTTTAGATACGTAACAGGAGAATTTTTTGTGACCGACGGAAATTCGTATTCCAATATTTACGATGAATAA